Below is a window of uncultured Flavobacterium sp. DNA.
AAAAGATTGGATGGAAGTCTATTTTCTAGCATCTTTCATCTAGCCTCTTCCTAAAAAAAAGAAAAAAAAATGAGTTTACCTTTTTATATAGTTGATGTTTTTGCAGATAAAAAATATGCCGGTAATCAATTGGCAGTTTTTTTAGATGCCGGAAATTTAAGTTCTAATGAAATGCAGCAAATTGCCCGCGAAATTAATTTTGCAGAAAGCACTTTTGTTACTAAGCTTGATTTAGATAATAATGTTGCCGAGATTAAAATTTTTACTCCGGCACATGAAATGCAGTTTGCAGGTCACCCGATCATTGGAACTTCGTGGGTTTTGATGAATAAGATTTTTAAAAACGAACCAAAACAGATAACGCTGAATGTTCCGATTGGGCCAATCCAGATTCATAAAACAGATGAGTTGATTTGGTTAAAAGCAGCCCAGCCGAAATTTTGGGATATTTTTTCGAAAGAAGATTTGACAGTATTCAGTAATCTGAAAAAAGAAGATTTTGAAAATCAATTTCCAATTCAGGAAGTTACAACCGGAAGTGCGTTTGTAATGGTTGGTTTAAGTAGTAAAAGAGCACTTGAAAATCTAGTTTTAGATAAAGATAAAACAGACGAATGGCTGAAAAAGAACTGTAAAACAGATCACAGAGGTTTGTATTTCTATTATTTAGAAGGTTCAAAATTGTTTAGCAGAATGTTATGTGTCGAGCACAATCAATTAGTTGAAGATGCAGCAACGGGAAGTGCAAGTACATGTCTGCAGGCTTTTTTATTAAAATATCATAAACCTGAATTTGAATTGATTAATCATCAGGGAGATTATATTAACCGTCCGTCTCAGATTTATTTTGATGGAAAATTAACTGATAATCAATTTGATATTAAAATAGGAGGAAAGGCTCAGTTTGTTGCAAAAGGAGATTGGGAAGCTTAGTTAGAAAATTGTAAAATGTAAAATGTAAATTGTGAAAAGTGAAAGTGTGTCGATTAAATCATTTTACATTTCACAAAACACATTTCACGAAAAAAATAAAATATGAAAATTAATTGCCAGAATAAAATCATCATTTTACTAGTACTATTTGTTGTCCAGCTTTCGTTTTCGCAAAAGAAAAATGAGAGTATTGGTACTGAAACTGTAAATGTTGTAAAACCGTATTCGCCAACTATTTCAGATGCTTTTAAAGTTAAGGAAACTCCTTCGCTTGATGATACAGGAAATCAGCCTAAGGAAACGATAAAATATAGTATTTTGTCTGTTCCGGTTGCGTCTACATTTACGCCTTCAAAAGGAAAAGCTGAAGGTGTTGAAAAGTCTAAAAGAGAAAAATTGTTTAATAATTATGCAACTTTGGGAGTTGGAAATTACGGAACTCTAAATGCTGAATTATTCGTAAATCAGGATTTAGGAAATAACGATTATGTGGCAGGAATGTTCCGTCATCATTCTTCGCAAGGCGGAATTAGCGGCGTAGATTTAAATGATGAATTTTATGATACTGCGTTAAATGTGGGTTATGGTGTCAATAATCGTGATATGTCATGGAATGTTGATTTAGGATATCAAAATCAATTGTACAATTGGTATGGTTTACCGGCTGATTTTGGAATGACTCTGCCACCGGGAACGCAGGAAGATTTAATTAGAGGAATTAATCCGAATCATTCTTATAATACAATTACTTTAGGCGGAAATATAGAATTTAATGAAGGCATTTTTAGTAAAATAGCAACGAAATTCACGCATTTTTCAGATAGTTTTTCTTCTTCAGAAAATCGTTTTTATGTAAAACCGACTTTCAAAGTGGATGTAATGGATCAGTCGATAAATACGAATGTTATCATAGATCACGTAAGCGGATCTTTTGAAAATAATTATGCGCGTGATAATACAGAACCTTTAAAATACAGTTTAACTAATTTTGGAATTGAACCAAGTTTTGTTATTCATGAAAACGACTGGACTTTAGAATTAGGAGCCGGATTGTTTTATGGATTGGATTCTGAAAACAGCGGAAACAAGTTTTATATTTATCCAAAAGTAAATGCTTCTTATAAATTAGTGGGCGATTTGATGATTTTCTATACAGGTGTAAATGGTAGTTTGAATCAAAACTCTTATGCTGATTTTGTGACTGAGAATCCGTTTTTGTCACCAACTTTAAATATGAAACCAACCAATAATCAATATACTGTTTTTGCGGGTTTAAAAGGGAAGTTAGCGAATAACGTCAATTATAATCTGACAGGTTCTTACCTGAACGAAAAAGATAAGGCTTTGTTTAAGAGCAATGATTATACAGAAGATTTTGCGAATGAAAACTATGCTTACGGAAACTCTTTTGGAGTGGTGTATGATGATGTGAGAACGTTTCGTTTTTACGGAGAATTAAAAGCTGATTTCTCAGAAAACGTTTCTTTTGGAATCAACGGAACTTTTAATAGTTACAAATTTGATGGTGTAGAAGCTTGGAATTTACCTTCGATGAAATTGAGTTCAAACCTTGATGTAAATATTACGAAACAATGGTACGCTGGTTTGAATGTTTTCTTTGTTGGAGAACGTAAGGATATGCAGTCGAATTTGAATTCAGGAGTTGATCCGGTTGTTACAACACTAAAAAGCTATTTTGATGCCAACGCACATGTTGGATATAAATATAACGAACGTTTGACGTTTTTCCTGAAACTTAATAATATTGGAAATCAGGCTTATGAAAAATGGCTGAATTATCCTGTTCAGGGATTCCAGGTTTTAGTGGGAGGAAATTATAAATTCGATTTTTAAGATAGTTTTGCCACGAAGGCGCTAAGAAACTAAGTTTTTTATACAAAGTTTTAAGCCACGAATTCACGAATTAATTTTAACTAAATTCGGGAATTTGTGGCTTACTTTTTTTTGCGATCTTTGCGACTTAGCGCCTTTGTGGCAAAACTACCTATGGAATTCAAACAAAAAATACATTCTTACTATTTACAAATGGTTCAGGACCGAATAGATGTTTTTAGAGACATGATTTCGGCTTTGACCGAAGATTCTAAAAATGATGCAAAAGGTTCGGCTGGCGATAAGCACGAAACGGCTTTGTCGATGATGCATATCGAGCAGGAAAAACTTACCAATAAACTAAAAGAAGCGATTACTCAAAAAGCGATTTTAGATAAAATTGATGCCTCAAAAACAACTGAAAATATCATTTCGGGTAGTTTGGTAATTGCCAACGGAATTCATTTGTATTTGAGTGTTGCGCTTCCTAAAATTTCTATTGAAGGTGTAAATGTTATTGCGCTTTCTCCTCAATCTCCGCTTGGCTCTCATTTAATGGGGAATAAGGTTGGGTTTCAGTTTGAGATTAATAAGACACATTATACTATCGAGGGTGTTTTGTAGATAGACTATAGACTATTGTTTATGGGACCTTTGTCAAAGTTTTAAACTTTGACAAAGGTTTGCGAGCTAAACACACAATCTTGTCAGGTTGAGCGAAGTCGAAGTCCTACACAAGTTCTGTACCGTAAACCCGACAGGTTTTTAAAACCTGTCGGGTTTGAATGCGTATATAAACTTTGACAAATCTTAAAAAAATAAACGCATTTTGTGTCATTTCTCCTCACGTCGAAATGACAGGATTAATCAAATCCACAATTCCTGAACAGCTTTAATTCTTCTCTTTAGTAATCTTCTATTGATTTTGAATTATTTCAAATTTTAATTTAAAGTTTTCTATAAAACATTGTGTTTTGTGTTTCTTTTAAGTCTGAAATTGAAATTTTCAAGTTTGAGGCTTTTTTTTGCCTGAAAATTTTACATTTTGTATGTAAATTTTAAATTGTGGTTATAAATTATAACTGAAATCATGTTTTGTGTTTTTCAATTA
It encodes the following:
- a CDS encoding PhzF family phenazine biosynthesis protein, translated to MSLPFYIVDVFADKKYAGNQLAVFLDAGNLSSNEMQQIAREINFAESTFVTKLDLDNNVAEIKIFTPAHEMQFAGHPIIGTSWVLMNKIFKNEPKQITLNVPIGPIQIHKTDELIWLKAAQPKFWDIFSKEDLTVFSNLKKEDFENQFPIQEVTTGSAFVMVGLSSKRALENLVLDKDKTDEWLKKNCKTDHRGLYFYYLEGSKLFSRMLCVEHNQLVEDAATGSASTCLQAFLLKYHKPEFELINHQGDYINRPSQIYFDGKLTDNQFDIKIGGKAQFVAKGDWEA
- a CDS encoding TonB-dependent receptor, with product MKINCQNKIIILLVLFVVQLSFSQKKNESIGTETVNVVKPYSPTISDAFKVKETPSLDDTGNQPKETIKYSILSVPVASTFTPSKGKAEGVEKSKREKLFNNYATLGVGNYGTLNAELFVNQDLGNNDYVAGMFRHHSSQGGISGVDLNDEFYDTALNVGYGVNNRDMSWNVDLGYQNQLYNWYGLPADFGMTLPPGTQEDLIRGINPNHSYNTITLGGNIEFNEGIFSKIATKFTHFSDSFSSSENRFYVKPTFKVDVMDQSINTNVIIDHVSGSFENNYARDNTEPLKYSLTNFGIEPSFVIHENDWTLELGAGLFYGLDSENSGNKFYIYPKVNASYKLVGDLMIFYTGVNGSLNQNSYADFVTENPFLSPTLNMKPTNNQYTVFAGLKGKLANNVNYNLTGSYLNEKDKALFKSNDYTEDFANENYAYGNSFGVVYDDVRTFRFYGELKADFSENVSFGINGTFNSYKFDGVEAWNLPSMKLSSNLDVNITKQWYAGLNVFFVGERKDMQSNLNSGVDPVVTTLKSYFDANAHVGYKYNERLTFFLKLNNIGNQAYEKWLNYPVQGFQVLVGGNYKFDF